Proteins encoded by one window of Fimbriiglobus ruber:
- a CDS encoding vWA domain-containing protein: protein MGFANPEFLALLPAPVLLVWWWVRRRRPALRYSDVRLFDGLPRGRGGWAKWGGVVLRGLAGLAAVLAAAGPHVPDLTTRLPAEGIAIALVVDVSGSMATPDFPTGPDKSPETRLDAAKQAFRLFAVGGNAPDGTHFEGRPRDQLALVTFAAVPQTTCPLTLNHSVLLTVLDAQKPEGGTNNGTNIGDAIAEGVIRLDAAGPNCKKVLILLSDGEHNIFVDRPDRPLLPEPAAQLAANLHIPVYTIDCGGDPRADAKPEEIKQRTEGREVLQRVAAQTNARAFVANSADDLRTVYREIDALERQPVETFRFRRYHEFYPWCAVAAVLFLAVAGLMERTWWRVGP, encoded by the coding sequence TTGGGCTTTGCCAACCCGGAATTCCTCGCGCTACTCCCCGCCCCGGTCCTGCTCGTGTGGTGGTGGGTGCGACGCCGCCGGCCGGCGCTGCGGTATTCGGACGTGCGGCTGTTCGACGGGCTGCCGCGCGGTCGCGGGGGGTGGGCCAAGTGGGGCGGTGTGGTGCTGCGCGGGTTGGCCGGGCTCGCCGCAGTCCTGGCCGCGGCCGGGCCGCACGTCCCGGACTTGACCACGCGGTTGCCGGCCGAGGGCATCGCCATTGCTCTCGTAGTTGATGTCAGCGGTAGTATGGCAACGCCGGACTTCCCCACTGGTCCGGATAAGTCCCCAGAGACCCGGCTCGACGCGGCGAAGCAGGCATTCCGCCTGTTCGCGGTCGGCGGGAACGCCCCGGACGGCACGCATTTCGAGGGCCGCCCGCGGGACCAACTGGCGCTGGTGACGTTCGCCGCCGTGCCGCAGACCACCTGCCCGCTCACGCTCAACCACTCGGTCTTGCTGACCGTCCTCGACGCGCAGAAGCCCGAGGGCGGGACGAACAACGGCACCAACATCGGCGACGCGATCGCCGAGGGTGTGATCCGCCTGGACGCGGCCGGCCCGAACTGCAAGAAAGTGCTAATCCTGCTCAGCGACGGCGAACACAACATCTTCGTCGACCGGCCCGACCGGCCGCTCCTCCCCGAACCGGCCGCCCAGCTCGCCGCGAATCTCCACATCCCCGTCTACACCATCGACTGCGGCGGCGACCCGCGTGCGGACGCGAAGCCCGAAGAGATCAAGCAACGGACAGAAGGACGAGAGGTGTTACAGAGAGTAGCAGCGCAGACAAACGCCCGGGCCTTCGTGGCCAACTCGGCAGACGACCTTCGCACCGTCTACCGCGAGATCGACGCCCTGGAGCGGCAACCGGTCGAGACGTTCCGTTTCCGTCGGTATCATGAGTTCTACCCGTGGTGTGCGGTCGCCGCGGTCCTGTTCCTCGCGGTCGCCGGACTGATGGAACGAACGTGGTGGCGCGTGGGGCCGTGA
- a CDS encoding FAD-binding and (Fe-S)-binding domain-containing protein: MRDFADVRRESLIRYLTRNISGEVRFDDTSRKLYATDASHYQIDPLGVVVPKTVDDLAATVQIAAELNVPITARGGGTSLTGQSIGPGIVIDCSKYLNAVGPVDVARRTVHVQPGVVLDHLNAALAPHGFQFGPDVATANRATLGGMIGNNSAGARSVVYGQTVDHVRALDVVLGDGTTTTFGPLNAVEYQRKLELRTREGEAYRTAAHVVADHASEIDARFPKIIRKVSGYNLVGLLGTRAPGYPQPSVVNGNGAAGHHSLVPLLVGSEGTLAVIAGAELALVPRPKYRGLLVPHFETLQAALDAVAACLEFAPSAVELMDQMLLDLARGQRALSRTMAAVHGRPAALLMVEFSGESQAAVADRVEKLTARLRGIPGLTAAVPALDPALRDPLWSLRGAAVPLLYGMPGDRKPVTFVEDCAVTPARMPEFAARFREIFHKNGTDGAFYGHASVGCLHIRPVLNLHDPGDVKTMRAITEDVTDLVLEFNGSLSGEHGDGLVRSEWNRKMFGPVVYEAFRQIKRAFDPDNVLNPGKIVDAPAMEDHFRMPPGTTVADPPTVFDYSDQGGFFRSTELCNGAGVCRKTQGGAMCPSYRATREERDTTRGRANALRVTLSAGVRPSPYPPYAGTTGHPSSRSPIAERWIYDVMDLCLSCKACKAECPSNVDVAKLKAEFLQAYYDKRPRPLGHLLVKNIHTLSPLGARWAGLANWAGRRRFLRGMVEALTGIDRRRSLPEIHRDHFRSWFADRPKPAPAVQGSRGKVVLLDDCFTTFQEPHIGRAVVGLLEAAGYEVELAGVCCGRAMISKGFLTDARQLARKAIPQLARAAAEGAPILGLEPSCILTLADEWPELVPGHEAKQVAGAAQLAEAWIAARAAAGEFPLATEPRPQQLLLHPHCHQRALVGPASSADALKLVPGADVTVLDAGCCGMAGAFGYEKAHYDLSVQIAGLQLVPALAAEPDAVVVAPGTSCRHQIRDLTGRVAKHPVEVLAECQKSE, translated from the coding sequence ATGCGCGATTTCGCCGATGTCCGACGCGAGTCACTGATTCGTTACCTCACCCGCAACATCTCGGGCGAGGTCCGGTTCGATGACACCTCTCGTAAGCTCTACGCGACGGACGCCAGCCACTACCAGATCGACCCGCTGGGCGTCGTCGTCCCGAAGACCGTCGACGATCTCGCGGCGACGGTCCAAATCGCCGCCGAGTTGAACGTTCCGATCACCGCGCGGGGTGGCGGGACCAGCCTGACCGGGCAGTCGATCGGGCCGGGTATCGTCATCGATTGCTCCAAGTACCTCAACGCCGTCGGTCCCGTTGATGTGGCCCGGCGAACCGTTCACGTGCAACCCGGCGTCGTTCTCGACCACTTAAACGCCGCCCTCGCGCCGCACGGGTTTCAGTTCGGGCCGGACGTGGCGACGGCCAACCGCGCCACCCTTGGCGGGATGATCGGCAATAATTCGGCCGGCGCACGGTCGGTTGTATACGGGCAGACGGTCGATCACGTCCGCGCGCTCGACGTCGTACTCGGGGACGGTACGACGACGACGTTCGGCCCCCTGAACGCCGTAGAATACCAGCGCAAGCTCGAACTCCGTACCCGCGAGGGCGAAGCCTACCGGACCGCGGCCCACGTCGTCGCCGACCACGCGAGCGAGATCGACGCCCGGTTTCCGAAGATCATTCGCAAGGTCAGCGGGTATAACCTGGTCGGCCTGCTCGGTACCCGTGCGCCTGGTTATCCCCAGCCCTCGGTTGTGAATGGAAACGGGGCGGCGGGCCATCACTCCCTGGTTCCCCTATTGGTCGGCAGCGAGGGGACGCTGGCTGTGATCGCCGGGGCGGAACTCGCGCTCGTTCCTCGGCCGAAATACCGGGGGCTGCTCGTGCCCCACTTCGAGACACTGCAGGCCGCGCTCGACGCCGTCGCCGCGTGCCTGGAGTTCGCTCCGTCGGCCGTCGAGTTGATGGACCAGATGTTGCTCGACCTGGCCCGCGGCCAACGCGCCCTGAGCCGGACGATGGCCGCCGTCCACGGCCGGCCGGCGGCGCTGCTCATGGTCGAATTCAGCGGCGAGTCGCAGGCGGCCGTCGCCGACCGCGTGGAGAAACTCACCGCTCGACTCCGTGGTATTCCGGGCCTGACGGCCGCCGTCCCGGCTCTCGACCCCGCCCTCCGCGACCCGCTCTGGAGTCTCCGCGGGGCGGCCGTCCCGCTCCTGTACGGCATGCCCGGCGACCGCAAGCCGGTGACGTTCGTGGAAGACTGCGCGGTGACGCCCGCGCGGATGCCGGAATTCGCGGCGCGGTTCCGCGAGATCTTCCACAAGAACGGGACGGACGGCGCCTTCTACGGCCACGCGAGCGTCGGCTGCTTACACATCCGTCCGGTCCTCAACCTCCACGACCCGGGCGACGTGAAGACGATGCGGGCGATCACCGAAGACGTGACCGACCTGGTCCTCGAATTCAACGGCAGTCTGAGCGGCGAACACGGCGACGGGTTGGTGCGGAGCGAGTGGAACCGGAAGATGTTCGGCCCCGTCGTGTACGAGGCGTTCCGCCAGATCAAGCGGGCATTCGACCCGGACAACGTCCTCAACCCCGGCAAGATCGTGGACGCGCCGGCGATGGAAGACCACTTCCGCATGCCGCCCGGCACGACCGTCGCCGACCCGCCCACGGTCTTCGACTACTCCGACCAGGGCGGGTTCTTCCGAAGCACCGAGTTGTGCAACGGGGCGGGCGTTTGCCGCAAGACGCAGGGCGGCGCCATGTGCCCGAGCTACCGGGCGACCCGCGAGGAGCGCGACACCACCCGCGGCCGCGCGAACGCCCTCCGCGTCACGCTGTCGGCGGGCGTCCGCCCCTCACCCTACCCGCCTTACGCGGGAACAACCGGCCACCCTTCCTCCCGCTCGCCGATCGCCGAGCGGTGGATTTACGACGTGATGGATCTCTGCCTGTCGTGCAAGGCGTGCAAGGCCGAGTGCCCGAGCAACGTGGACGTGGCGAAGTTGAAGGCCGAGTTCTTGCAGGCGTATTACGACAAGCGGCCGCGACCGCTCGGGCATTTGCTCGTGAAGAACATTCACACCCTCAGCCCGCTCGGCGCGCGGTGGGCGGGCCTGGCGAACTGGGCCGGCCGCCGGCGGTTCCTGCGGGGGATGGTCGAGGCGCTGACTGGCATCGACCGCCGTCGCTCCCTCCCCGAAATTCACCGCGACCACTTCCGGTCGTGGTTCGCCGACCGCCCGAAACCCGCACCGGCGGTCCAAGGCTCGCGTGGGAAGGTCGTCCTCCTGGATGATTGCTTCACCACGTTCCAGGAGCCGCACATTGGCCGGGCGGTCGTGGGCCTGCTCGAAGCGGCCGGGTACGAGGTCGAGTTGGCGGGCGTCTGCTGCGGGCGGGCGATGATCAGCAAGGGCTTCCTGACCGACGCCCGCCAACTGGCTCGCAAGGCGATCCCCCAACTCGCGCGGGCGGCGGCCGAGGGCGCGCCCATTCTGGGCCTGGAGCCGAGTTGCATCCTGACGCTGGCGGACGAGTGGCCCGAATTGGTTCCCGGGCACGAAGCAAAGCAGGTCGCCGGGGCTGCCCAACTCGCCGAGGCGTGGATTGCCGCGCGAGCGGCGGCCGGCGAATTCCCCCTCGCGACCGAGCCACGCCCGCAGCAACTTCTCCTTCATCCCCACTGCCACCAGCGCGCCCTCGTCGGCCCCGCTAGCTCGGCCGACGCCCTGAAACTCGTTCCCGGTGCGGATGTGACGGTCCTCGACGCCGGATGCTGCGGGATGGCCGGCGCCTTCGGCTACGAGAAGGCCCATTACGACTTGAGCGTGCAGATCGCCGGCCTGCAACTCGTCCCGGCCCTCGCCGCCGAGCCGGACGCGGTGGTCGTGGCGCCGGGCACGTCATGCCGCCACCAGATCCGCGATTTAACCGGCCGCGTAGCGAAGCACCCGGTGGAGGTGTTGGCGGAATGTCAGAAATCGGAATAA
- a CDS encoding FG-GAP repeat domain-containing protein has protein sequence MSRMNWLLVILAAGVVVGPVVAQPPIPRPPVALRSFGLPNIPGTAAPPTLGQSSVGVLAAQLSMDVQTLRSLVTALPLAPQPRMTVSLSADQTARSAAGFQQLAARTGDFNQLRIAYGPLDIQVQQFIGIARQAAQQAVPGNVTVANAAARLQFSNGRLSAVLNAGNPVVDQLRAAIARHARELDEQADELRGVLDDFGGPIADRNLSRTVRTFGTRAGRLAVQVETGMTIDQARREFGDLSATWSRIAAALGPIAAVNPRVRIQATQVDAVVRELAAILGGPGIPGLPDPGFGIIVPGSRVFVVGAGDGGGPHVRVFHDLRGGTSTDFFPYDPNFRGGVRVAVADLNGDGFPDIVTAPGRGMPPLVRVFNGRDLSLLAEFIAYDAPFDLGVYVAAANITRDGRALVATGPGTGGGPHAKVFDLALGKQIDSFLAHPAALRAGLRVALGDVNGDGIPDLVTSTGPGNGPHIKVFNGVNRALISEFNAYDPRWTGGVYVATADITRNGRAEIITGTDEGETSVVKVFDAIRGQKLAEIEPYPRLFRGGVRVAAYDVNGDGVLDIICAPGPGAAMPVRMFDGRNRAPLGEFAPFPQFGGGAFIGSR, from the coding sequence ATGTCTCGCATGAATTGGCTGCTGGTGATTCTCGCGGCGGGCGTCGTTGTCGGTCCGGTCGTCGCACAGCCGCCTATCCCGCGGCCGCCGGTCGCGTTGCGCAGTTTCGGCCTACCCAACATCCCCGGCACCGCCGCGCCGCCGACCCTCGGCCAGTCCAGTGTGGGCGTCCTCGCCGCGCAGTTGAGTATGGATGTTCAGACGCTCCGCTCGCTCGTCACCGCGCTGCCGCTCGCTCCCCAGCCGCGGATGACCGTATCCCTTTCCGCCGACCAAACCGCGCGATCGGCCGCCGGATTCCAACAACTCGCCGCCCGCACGGGCGACTTCAACCAATTGCGAATCGCTTACGGGCCGCTCGACATCCAGGTGCAGCAATTCATCGGTATCGCACGACAGGCCGCGCAACAGGCCGTGCCCGGCAACGTGACTGTAGCGAATGCCGCGGCCCGCTTGCAATTTTCGAACGGCAGGTTGAGCGCCGTTTTGAACGCCGGGAACCCCGTGGTCGATCAATTACGGGCCGCGATCGCCCGGCACGCGCGGGAACTGGACGAACAGGCGGACGAACTCCGAGGCGTTCTCGACGACTTCGGCGGCCCGATCGCTGATCGAAACCTGTCGCGGACTGTGCGGACGTTCGGCACACGGGCCGGCCGGTTGGCGGTCCAGGTGGAGACCGGGATGACGATCGACCAGGCCCGCCGGGAGTTCGGCGACCTGTCCGCGACCTGGAGCCGGATCGCGGCCGCACTCGGGCCGATCGCGGCGGTCAACCCGCGGGTTCGGATTCAGGCCACCCAGGTCGACGCGGTCGTCCGCGAACTCGCCGCCATCCTCGGCGGCCCGGGAATCCCCGGCCTGCCGGACCCCGGATTCGGCATCATCGTGCCCGGGAGCCGGGTGTTCGTCGTTGGGGCCGGCGACGGGGGCGGGCCGCACGTCCGCGTGTTCCACGACTTGCGCGGCGGAACGTCGACCGACTTCTTCCCCTACGACCCGAACTTCCGCGGCGGCGTGCGCGTCGCGGTGGCAGACCTGAACGGAGACGGGTTCCCGGACATCGTGACCGCCCCCGGCCGGGGCATGCCGCCGCTCGTCCGGGTGTTCAACGGCCGCGACTTGAGTCTGCTGGCCGAGTTCATCGCTTACGACGCGCCGTTCGACCTCGGGGTGTACGTGGCCGCTGCCAACATCACGCGTGACGGCCGCGCGCTCGTCGCCACCGGCCCCGGAACCGGCGGCGGGCCGCACGCGAAAGTCTTCGACCTCGCCCTGGGCAAGCAGATCGACTCGTTCCTCGCCCATCCCGCAGCCCTCCGCGCCGGCCTCCGCGTCGCACTCGGCGACGTAAATGGGGACGGCATTCCCGACCTCGTGACCTCGACCGGTCCGGGCAACGGGCCGCACATCAAGGTGTTCAACGGAGTCAACCGCGCGCTCATCAGCGAGTTCAACGCCTACGACCCGCGGTGGACCGGCGGGGTCTACGTCGCGACGGCCGACATCACGCGGAACGGGCGGGCCGAGATCATCACCGGCACGGACGAAGGCGAAACGAGCGTGGTCAAGGTGTTCGACGCCATTCGCGGGCAGAAGCTCGCGGAAATCGAACCCTACCCGCGACTCTTCCGGGGTGGCGTGCGGGTCGCGGCCTACGACGTGAACGGCGACGGCGTCCTCGACATCATCTGTGCCCCCGGCCCGGGCGCGGCGATGCCCGTCCGCATGTTCGACGGCCGCAACCGCGCGCCGCTGGGCGAATTTGCCCCGTTCCCGCAGTTCGGCGGCGGGGCATTCATCGGGAGCCGGTAG
- a CDS encoding zinc-dependent alcohol dehydrogenase, protein MVIARQAVITEPYKAGVREVELPAPAANQITIAAEYSAVSAGTELAVYTGTHQWLKDPNLPDWKFPFRSGYSAAGTVLAVGSDFPGVFKPGDRVSYPGNHASAETLTVGHERCRVWKLPDNLSFERAAVACISRYGLGASVRAGLTLGRSAAVLGLGIIGQFSLRCLLAAGASPVVGIDEVKMRRDAALAAGADFVIDPKAGDVKQQLAACLGTKGAEIIADATGVPDAIPVAMSLACDAGQVVVVGSPRGRAKEVNFYDDLHRRYIEVTGAHGNMLFEPAHTRLAGAWDINKAQLWLLRQLASGRLSLAGLVTHTITPEGLGDAYEGLLKKKDEYLGVLVKWK, encoded by the coding sequence ATGGTCATCGCACGTCAGGCCGTCATCACCGAACCGTACAAAGCAGGGGTCCGCGAGGTCGAGTTACCCGCCCCGGCCGCGAACCAGATCACCATCGCCGCCGAATACTCGGCCGTCAGCGCCGGGACGGAACTTGCGGTCTACACCGGCACCCACCAGTGGCTCAAGGACCCGAACCTGCCGGACTGGAAGTTCCCGTTCCGGTCCGGCTATTCGGCCGCCGGGACGGTCCTCGCGGTCGGTTCGGACTTCCCGGGCGTGTTCAAGCCGGGCGACCGTGTGAGTTACCCCGGCAACCACGCCTCGGCCGAGACACTCACCGTCGGCCACGAACGCTGCCGGGTGTGGAAGCTGCCGGATAACCTGAGCTTCGAGCGGGCGGCCGTCGCGTGCATCTCGCGGTATGGGTTGGGCGCGTCGGTCCGCGCCGGCTTGACGCTCGGCCGGTCGGCCGCCGTCCTGGGCCTCGGGATCATTGGCCAGTTCTCGCTCCGCTGCCTGCTCGCGGCCGGCGCTTCGCCTGTGGTCGGGATCGACGAGGTGAAGATGCGTCGGGACGCCGCGCTGGCGGCCGGAGCCGACTTCGTCATCGACCCCAAGGCGGGCGACGTCAAGCAACAACTCGCCGCGTGCCTCGGTACGAAGGGGGCCGAAATCATCGCCGACGCGACGGGTGTGCCGGACGCGATCCCGGTCGCCATGTCGCTGGCGTGCGACGCAGGCCAGGTAGTGGTGGTCGGCAGCCCCCGCGGTCGGGCGAAAGAAGTCAACTTTTACGACGACCTGCACCGGCGGTACATCGAAGTGACCGGCGCTCACGGCAACATGCTGTTCGAACCGGCGCACACCCGGCTCGCCGGGGCGTGGGACATCAACAAGGCGCAACTGTGGCTGCTCCGGCAACTCGCCAGCGGCCGCCTCAGCTTGGCCGGGTTGGTCACGCACACGATCACGCCCGAAGGATTGGGCGACGCCTACGAAGGGCTGCTCAAGAAGAAAGACGAGTACTTGGGCGTACTCGTGAAGTGGAAGTAA
- a CDS encoding IS4 family transposase, which produces MTPPSVWRVATAVVWPADRKHTLVVARNDATGEITYFLTNAAAEPVARILAVAFRRWTVEIFFRTLKSGCRIERRRFEHVDRVLPCVALYLIVAWRTLFACRMGREHPDQDCEAVFEPSEWKAVWVAVHREAPPDTPPRLGVMVELIATRGGYIPARRPNRVRKPCGSGSSGCMTWRGRGTPSVPGPPSTIPCPARNNELMGYNEAVISGPPLADLHLHTESVNRVQTATRDHYPDLFGSHDSPETDGSNPSPRSNRSTWGHATVPRTAAACSPNTSAAKRARASRSRRSPSVSSGSNRSPTKRWAASRVRDTRYTLRVQE; this is translated from the coding sequence ATGACCCCTCCGTCGGTCTGGCGGGTCGCCACGGCCGTCGTCTGGCCGGCCGACCGCAAACACACCCTGGTCGTCGCCCGCAACGACGCGACCGGGGAGATCACGTATTTCCTGACGAACGCCGCGGCCGAGCCGGTGGCACGGATTCTCGCCGTTGCCTTCCGCCGGTGGACGGTCGAGATTTTCTTCCGGACGTTGAAGTCGGGGTGCCGGATCGAGCGGCGGCGGTTCGAGCACGTGGACCGGGTGTTGCCGTGCGTGGCTCTGTACCTGATCGTGGCGTGGCGGACGTTGTTCGCGTGCCGGATGGGGCGCGAGCACCCGGACCAGGATTGCGAGGCGGTGTTCGAGCCGTCGGAGTGGAAGGCGGTGTGGGTGGCGGTCCACCGCGAGGCGCCCCCGGACACGCCCCCGCGGTTGGGGGTCATGGTCGAACTGATCGCGACGCGGGGCGGATACATCCCCGCAAGACGACCGAACCGGGTCCGCAAGCCGTGTGGATCGGGCTCCAGCGGATGTATGACCTGGCGTGGGCGTGGGACACCTTCGGTCCCGGGTCCGCCCTCCACGATCCCATGCCCAGCCCGGAATAACGAACTTATGGGGTACAACGAGGCCGTCATCTCTGGGCCTCCCCTGGCCGACCTCCACCTACACACCGAGTCGGTGAACCGGGTCCAAACCGCGACCCGAGACCATTACCCCGATCTTTTCGGCTCACACGACTCCCCTGAAACGGACGGCTCGAACCCGAGCCCCCGGAGTAACCGCTCGACCTGGGGCCACGCGACCGTACCCCGGACCGCGGCGGCATGCTCCCCGAATACGTCGGCGGCGAAGCGGGCCAGGGCGTCCCGCAGTCGCCGCTCGCCTTCGGTCAGCAGCGGGTCGAACCGTTCACCGACCAAGAGATGGGCGGCGTCCCGGGTCCGGGACACCAGATATACTTTACGCGTCCAGGAGTGA
- a CDS encoding IS630 family transposase: MAEARDGKRTVYFVDASHFVLASFLGWVWCFVRLHVRAASGRQRYNVLGALNAVTHELVTEINTTYITATSVCALLRKIAALGGSLPITLVLDNARYQRCALVEHTAKALGIELLFLPSYSPNLNLIERLWKFVKKEALNSRHHQDFKKFQEAIDHCLADLPTKHREKLATLMTHKFQTWDNVSLLDA; encoded by the coding sequence TTGGCGGAAGCCCGCGACGGTAAGCGGACGGTGTACTTCGTGGACGCGTCGCACTTCGTCTTGGCGTCGTTCCTGGGGTGGGTGTGGTGCTTCGTCCGGTTACATGTCCGGGCCGCGTCGGGACGGCAGAGGTACAACGTGCTGGGTGCGCTGAACGCGGTCACGCACGAGCTGGTGACAGAAATCAACACGACGTACATCACGGCCACCTCGGTGTGTGCGTTGCTCCGCAAGATCGCGGCCCTCGGTGGGTCATTGCCGATCACGCTGGTACTCGACAACGCCCGCTACCAGCGGTGCGCGCTGGTGGAGCACACGGCCAAGGCACTCGGGATCGAGTTGTTGTTCCTGCCGTCGTATTCGCCGAACCTGAACTTGATCGAGCGACTCTGGAAGTTCGTGAAGAAGGAGGCGTTGAACAGCCGCCACCATCAGGACTTCAAGAAGTTCCAGGAGGCCATCGACCATTGCTTGGCGGATCTGCCGACGAAACACCGAGAGAAACTGGCGACCCTGATGACCCACAAATTCCAGACGTGGGACAATGTGTCACTCCTGGACGCGTAA
- a CDS encoding helix-turn-helix domain-containing protein, protein MRPQYSFPEPVVQAIADARYRHPDPRVQERMEILWLKTRNVTHSRIAELANVSRSTVQRTLRIYAAKGLDGVRSFGWKGQPSALTPHHGTIEDAFRRHPPHTAHEAARRIEDLTGVRRKASRVRQFLKEDLGMKCLKVAPIPVPPKKTVDEHARTQADFLKDGTGTEVGGSPRR, encoded by the coding sequence ATGCGTCCCCAATATTCGTTTCCCGAACCCGTGGTCCAAGCGATCGCGGACGCGCGCTATCGGCACCCGGACCCGCGTGTCCAAGAGCGGATGGAGATTCTCTGGCTCAAGACCCGGAACGTGACGCACAGTCGGATCGCGGAGTTGGCCAACGTGTCGCGCTCCACGGTGCAGCGGACCCTGCGGATCTATGCGGCGAAGGGTCTGGATGGGGTCCGATCGTTCGGCTGGAAGGGCCAACCCAGTGCGCTGACACCGCATCACGGGACGATCGAAGACGCGTTTCGCCGGCACCCGCCGCACACGGCCCACGAGGCGGCGCGGCGGATCGAGGACCTGACGGGCGTCCGACGCAAGGCGTCGCGGGTGCGCCAGTTCTTGAAAGAGGATCTGGGGATGAAATGCCTGAAGGTGGCACCCATCCCGGTGCCGCCCAAGAAAACGGTCGACGAACACGCCCGCACGCAGGCGGATTTTTTAAAAGACGGAACTGGAACCGAAGTTGGCGGAAGCCCGCGACGGTAA
- a CDS encoding SIR2 family protein translates to MPGHVFIVRGDLRKLACDAWLIPTSRRGRPGSEWFLPGYDGPRQGEPFADDGPRAQPLHAAHGRPQPWLGLIGSWGQPVSWYADGAAEFLNTAAAALATAGKPPLFGRERSLLALPVVGTGRGGAAARAGEVVQELLPRLQAFAGRSFAGRREFDVALVCFDAATHAAAQAERARRADWPTDLTGPLKAEADRLAGHALRGELALFLGAGVSMAAGLPSWSGLLDELAIRAGMSNDERTALGELRNALDQATVLERRLSHRGETLGRAVTGVLGPRRHYALVHALLAALPVREAITTNYDRLFEDVWSLSDPDGLSVLPGAMKADARRWLLKMHGCLSDPDKVVLTRSSYTRYDERLPALGGMVQAFLVTRHVLFAGFSLTDDNFHRIVDAVRRLRSDGCTGHTGHFGTTLSLGAGGLGETLWDQDVRRVRMDERKETAAGFSFAAAARRLEVFLDYSRTRLK, encoded by the coding sequence ATGCCCGGTCACGTGTTCATCGTCCGCGGCGACCTGCGAAAGCTCGCCTGCGACGCCTGGCTCATCCCGACCAGCCGCAGGGGCCGCCCCGGGAGCGAGTGGTTCCTCCCCGGGTACGACGGCCCCCGCCAGGGCGAGCCGTTCGCGGACGACGGGCCGCGGGCCCAACCGCTCCACGCCGCCCACGGTCGGCCCCAGCCGTGGCTCGGGCTGATCGGGAGCTGGGGCCAGCCGGTGTCGTGGTACGCCGACGGGGCGGCCGAGTTCTTGAACACCGCGGCCGCCGCGTTGGCCACAGCCGGCAAGCCCCCGTTGTTCGGCCGGGAGAGATCGCTCCTCGCGCTCCCGGTCGTCGGCACCGGCCGTGGCGGCGCGGCCGCGAGGGCCGGCGAGGTCGTTCAGGAATTGCTCCCGCGGCTCCAGGCGTTCGCGGGCCGGTCCTTCGCCGGCAGACGGGAGTTCGATGTCGCGCTGGTCTGCTTCGACGCCGCCACCCACGCCGCCGCCCAGGCCGAGCGGGCCCGCCGGGCCGACTGGCCGACCGACCTGACCGGCCCGCTCAAGGCCGAAGCGGACCGGCTGGCCGGGCACGCCCTACGGGGCGAACTGGCCCTGTTTCTCGGGGCCGGAGTGAGCATGGCCGCCGGCCTCCCGAGTTGGAGCGGCTTGCTCGACGAACTGGCCATCCGGGCGGGGATGTCGAACGACGAGCGGACCGCCCTCGGGGAACTGCGAAATGCCTTGGACCAGGCCACGGTCCTCGAGCGACGGCTGTCGCACCGCGGGGAGACCCTCGGCCGCGCGGTCACCGGCGTACTCGGCCCCCGCCGGCACTACGCCCTGGTCCACGCTCTTCTCGCGGCCCTGCCGGTTCGGGAGGCGATCACCACCAACTACGACCGCCTGTTCGAGGACGTCTGGTCCCTGTCCGACCCGGACGGCCTGTCGGTCCTGCCCGGGGCGATGAAAGCCGACGCCCGACGGTGGCTCTTGAAAATGCACGGCTGCCTGTCCGACCCGGACAAGGTGGTACTGACCCGGTCGAGCTACACCCGATACGATGAGCGGTTGCCGGCCCTGGGTGGGATGGTCCAGGCATTCCTGGTCACCCGGCACGTGTTGTTCGCCGGCTTCTCGCTGACCGACGACAACTTCCACCGAATCGTGGACGCAGTCCGCCGGCTACGGAGTGATGGCTGCACCGGACACACCGGGCACTTCGGGACGACCCTATCACTCGGTGCCGGCGGGCTGGGCGAAACACTGTGGGACCAGGACGTCCGGCGGGTGCGGATGGACGAGCGGAAGGAGACGGCCGCGGGGTTCTCGTTCGCTGCGGCAGCCCGGCGACTGGAGGTGTTCCTGGACTATTCTCGGACTCGCCTGAAGTGA